In Anopheles gambiae chromosome 2, idAnoGambNW_F1_1, whole genome shotgun sequence, a single window of DNA contains:
- the LOC1273342 gene encoding zinc transporter ZIP3 — translation MLPSNGSEPAGPVGQNEAKLLAIVVLGFGSFLCGVLPIYISQRNRQRYPGTLSFLLCLGAGVLLATAIVHMLPEIREALGEYAEIVFCSGFFLMYAIDELVEFCGIAGHDHGEDGEGERRAEQEGRYGDDSDAASTSSRRERRYGANEETKSLLGSGNDSEVTASRRSLESVVGLGGNLSRRSSLNGPPPAGRGQRSAQSAAELQLTGVFGLLLALCMHSLLEGLAIGVQNSGPKVLLLLGAVSAHKFVVGFALGVQLVANGARERCSHVLQVLTFSLGSVAGIGIGMGLDGLNETLTTLIMPVLQGLAGGTLLYVTVSEVLPRERAKRRWHTRAMGPGQFGAVVVGFSLMSALSLVLSDE, via the exons ATGCTTCCATCGAACGGATCCGAACCGGCCGGGCCCGTTGGCCAGAATGAGGCCAAACTGTTGGCGATCGTAGTGCTCGGGTTCGGCAGCTTCCTGTGCGGCGTGCTGCCGATCTACATATCCCAGCGCAACCGGCAACGCTACCCGGGCACGCTCTCCTTTCTGCTCTGTCTCGGGGCGGGCGTCCTGCTGGCCACCGCCATCGTGCACATGCTGCCGGAGATACGCGAAGCGCTCGGCGAGTACGCGGAGATTGTGTTTTGCAGTGGCTTTTTCCTCATGTACGCCATCGACGAGCTGGTAGAGTTTTGCGGCATCGCTGGACACGATCATGGCGAGGACGGAGAGGGTGAGCGGCGGGCGGAACAGGAGGGGCGTTATGGGGACGACTCGGACGCGGCAAGCACCTCGAGCCGCCGGGAGCGGCGGTACGGTGCGAACGAGGAAACGAAATCGCTTCTCGGCAGCGG CAATGACTCCGAAGTGACCGCCTCCCGACGATCGCTGGAAAGTGTGGTGGGGTTGGGCGGCAATCTATCCCGCCGCTCGTCGCTGAATGGACCGCCGCCCGCGGGAAGAGGACAACGATCGGCACAAAGTGCTGCCGAGCTGCAGCTGACCGGTGTGTTCGGGCTGCTGCTAGCGCTGTGCATGCACTCGCTGCTCGAAGGGCTAGCGATCGGGGTGCAGAACTCGGGGCCGaaggtgttgctgctgctcggtgccGTCAGTGCGCACAAGTTCGTGGTTGGGTTTGCGCTTGGCGTGCAGCTGGTCGCGAACGGTGCGCGGGAGCGCTGCTCCCACGTGCTGCAGGTGCTAACGTTTTCGCTCGGCTCGGTGGCCGGCATCGGCATCGGCATGGGGCTGGATGGGCTGAACGAAACGCTTACCACGCTCATCATGCCGGTGCTGCAGGGATTGGCGGGCGGCACGCTGCTGTACGTCACCGTTAGTGAGGTGTTGCCGCGCGAACGGGCGAAACGACGGTGGCACACGCGGGCCATGGGACCGGGCCAGTTTGGGGCCGTTGTGGTGGGCTTTTCGCTCATGTCCGCGTTAAGCTTGGTGTTGAGCGATGAGTAG
- the LOC1273341 gene encoding uncharacterized protein LOC1273341 produces MRRYTHLLSAVVLLVVGLAVAASGIYVVESGGKKSFLQLGAHHWTDGADDDGLWSSLLEEYTVGLNQSGTTSAPRESRVMQATVVAAAGPAPKYIPTSSFYINKRIGEALELDPQHHAAHSPHRPRPPVGKVIASTGAGGLYGDNQLAAGAGHGATFTPMRQTFGGASPTELLASPREVSETDLYLLGAIEKLVYRVDYMENRLRRAEQIIYFLMAGNSQKQEPCPQNFTQVHDRCYHFDIERGLNWKSASTMCKSYGAHLAEFETVAEFQDVVAYILNNPVNRGKDFWLGGLNPGLLWIWANSAKPVNPNTNLSSITSSSSNKPGSKGTASIKPTNLANNGTEVPSGGTKIVNNPSASKQPMLEITGSGRCLRLSYNSALYTYGYRGEDCSAQFSYVCELKDKSLDNEISRIAKQLKLADDVS; encoded by the exons ATGCGCCGGTACACGCATCTGCTGTcggcggtggtgctgctggtcgtCGGGCTGGCCGTTGCCGCCAGCGGCATCTATGTCGTCGAGAGCGGGGGCAAGAAATCGTTCCTGCAGCTCGGCGCCCACCACTGGACGGACGGGGCGGACGACGATGGGCTGTGGTCGAGCCTGCTGGAGGAGTACACCGTCGG CCTGAACCAGAGTGGCACCACCAGCGCACCGAGGGAAAGTCGCGTAATGCAGGCGACCGTCGTAGCAGCGGCAGGACCGGCGCCAAAGTACATACCCACCTCCAGCTTTTACATCAACAAGCGCATCGGCGAGGCGCTCGAGCTCGACCCGCAGCACCACGCCGCCCACTCGCCGCACCGGCCCCGACCGCCGGTAGGGAAAGTGATCGCCAGCACTGGGGCCGGCGGCCTGTACGGCGACAACCAGCTGGCGGCCGGTGCCGGCCACGGTGCAACGTTTACGCCGATGCGCCAAACGTTCGGTGGCGCCAGCCCGACCGAGCTGCTGGCCTCGCCGCGGGAGGTGTCCGAGACGGACCTGTACCTGCTCGGTGCGATCGAGAAGCTGGTGTACCGGGTGGACTACATGGAGAACCGATTGCGGCGCGCCGAACAGATCATCTACTTCCTGATGGCGGGCAACAGCCAGAAGCAGG AACCGTGTCCGCAGAACTTTACGCAGGTGCACGATCGCTGCTATCACTTCGATATCGAGCGTGGGCTGAACTGGAAGTCGGCCAGCACGATGTGCAAATCGTACGGGGCGCATCTGGCGGAGTTTGAAACGGTGGCCGAGTTCCAGGATGTGGTTGCGTACATACTGAACAATCCGGTCAATCGCGGGAAGGACTTTTGGCTCGGTGGACTCAACCCGGGCCTGCTGTGGATTTGGGCCAACTCGGCCAAACCGGTTAATCCGAACACTAACCTTAGCTCGATTACGAGCTCCAGCTCCAACAAACCGGGCTCGAAGGGAACGGCCTCCATCAAGCCGACCAATCTGGCCAACAACGGTACGGAAGTCCCGTCCGGAGGCACCAAGATTGTGAACAATCCGTCGGCGAGCAAGCAGCCGATGCTGGAGATTACTGGCAGTGGACGGTGCCTGCGGTTGAGCTACAACTCCGCACTGTACACGTACGGGTATCGTGGGGAGGACTGCTCGGCACAGTTTAGCTACGTGTGCGAACTGAAGGACAAGTCGTTGGACAATGAAATCTCCCGGATAGCGAAGCAGCTCAAGCTAGCGGATGATGTTTCGTAG